CAGCGCTTGCACGTTCTCGTGCTGATTGGTTATTTGGTATGAACCTTACACGTGCTTATACACTGGCGGGTCAAAAAGCAGGTTTTGGCAATGTGTTGTCGGTGGGTCGTGTACAAACTCCAATTTTAGGCTTAGTGGTTAATCGAGATAACGAAATAGCTAACTTTGTATCTAAACCATTTTATGAAGTGTTAGCACATTTATTAACTTCCGAGCAGCAAAGCTTTGTGGCCAAATGGGTGCCAAGCAAAGCCTGCGAGCCTTATCAAGATGAAGAAGGGCGTGTATTAAATAAAGCACTCGCTGAAAATGTTGCCTCGCGAATAGCCAATCAGCCAGGCGAGGTTACAGCGCTTGAACAAAAACAAAAAAAACAAAGCGCGCCACTGCCTTACAATTTATCGGCACTGCAAATAGATGCAGCAAAGGCATTCGGTATGGCTGCTCAGCAAGTGCTCGATATTTGCCAAACGCTCTATGAGCGCCATAAATTAATTACTTACCCTCGCTCAGATAATCGCTATTTACCTAAAGAGCACCATTTAGATGCGCCTGCAATTTTAAAGGCAATTGCAGCTAACGGCGGTCAAAATACTGAGTTTGTGAATGGGGCAGACGCTAAAAAACGCAGCAAATGTTTTAACGATGCAAAAGTGGCTGCGCACCATGCAATTGTTCCTACCGCCAAACAATTAAAAACAGCGACTTTGGCGCCTGATGAGGCAAAAGTGTATCAACTTATTTGCAGGCATTACCTAATCCAGTTTTACCCCGATTACATTTATAACGAAACCAAAGTAGAGGTAACAATTGCGGGAGGTTTATTTAAAGCCAACGCAAAGCAAGACGTAAGCTTAGGGTTTAAGGTATTAATGGGTAAAGCCGAGCTAAAAGATGAAGCAACCTTGCCTCGTTTAACAAAAGGAATGGTGCTTAACTGCACTAAAGGTGAAGTGGTAGAAAAACACACTACGCCACCGTCTCATTTTACTGATGCAACATTGCTAAGTGCCATGACCGGCATTAGTCGTTATGTAAAAGATGCGCAAATTAAAAAGATCCTCAAAGAGACCGATGGATTAGGAACAGAGGCAACCCGCGCAGGAATTATCGAATTATTATTTAGGCGTCGTTTTTTAAAACGAGAAGGTAAAGCAATTAAAGCAACGCAAACAGGTTTGGCACTTATTAGTGTTTTACCAGAGGGCTTAGCTAGCCCCGATTTGACCGCTAAATGGGAGGCGAGTTTAGGCAATATTGCTCAACAAGCAATGAGCTACCAACAATTTTTACAGCCACTGCTGGTGGAGCTTGAAGGTTTTGTAAAGCAGGCAGCTAATTGTGATAGCCATATATTTTCAAAGCTTCCTAAAGCACCGCCTAAAAAGCGCTTTGCTAAGCGTGCTAAAAAAGCATCATTTAAAAAATCAAACCATAAAAAGAGCTCAGCAACTACTTAATCGCTGAGCTTTCAAATACGGCTTATTTTTTATTAAATAACGCGACTGCAGCGTTACTCATGGCTTTTATACCGGTAGGTAATGCTACTTTATAATCTGGCGCAAACTTACTTGAGTGTAATGAAGGGAGTGTTTGGTTACTTTTTATCGCATTTGTATATTGCTGCTGGTTTACACCACCTAACCAAAATAACGTAATAGGAATGTTTTCGTC
The genomic region above belongs to Pseudoalteromonas sp. MM1 and contains:
- a CDS encoding DNA topoisomerase III, producing the protein MKLYIAEKPSLGRAIADALPKPHKKHEGYIEVANGDCVSWCIGHLLEQAEPDDYDARFKKWQFEHLPIVPQQWQLKAKTKTRKQLTILKKLIKQASVLVHAGDPDREGQLLVDEVIEQAKISKTKKQSIQRLLISDLNLAAVKKALNTMRSNREFIPLSVSALARSRADWLFGMNLTRAYTLAGQKAGFGNVLSVGRVQTPILGLVVNRDNEIANFVSKPFYEVLAHLLTSEQQSFVAKWVPSKACEPYQDEEGRVLNKALAENVASRIANQPGEVTALEQKQKKQSAPLPYNLSALQIDAAKAFGMAAQQVLDICQTLYERHKLITYPRSDNRYLPKEHHLDAPAILKAIAANGGQNTEFVNGADAKKRSKCFNDAKVAAHHAIVPTAKQLKTATLAPDEAKVYQLICRHYLIQFYPDYIYNETKVEVTIAGGLFKANAKQDVSLGFKVLMGKAELKDEATLPRLTKGMVLNCTKGEVVEKHTTPPSHFTDATLLSAMTGISRYVKDAQIKKILKETDGLGTEATRAGIIELLFRRRFLKREGKAIKATQTGLALISVLPEGLASPDLTAKWEASLGNIAQQAMSYQQFLQPLLVELEGFVKQAANCDSHIFSKLPKAPPKKRFAKRAKKASFKKSNHKKSSATT